In Nitrosopumilus sp., one DNA window encodes the following:
- a CDS encoding prohibitin family protein, whose product MSKYQSPKVSVSNGAAKGVVITIVILIIVGVISTASVKIVDSGNRGVLLHWNAVDLTQPPLDEGLHFVVPFQDEVVNIEVRTLKYANDARSASKDLQTVETTVTVNYHPDKEQIHRLYKNLGLDYENRVIQPAIEETVKQVTANYNAEELITKRPLVKQDIESSIRERLNQFNIVTEVISITDFEFSPLFSRAIESKVEAEQKALKAENDLRRIEVEARQREANAIGLANANIAEAKGEAEAIAIINKALSENPNYLEWLKTQAWDGKLPLVVGEGGTPFIQIPVEP is encoded by the coding sequence TTGTCAAAGTATCAATCACCTAAAGTTAGCGTGAGCAATGGTGCAGCAAAAGGAGTAGTAATTACAATTGTTATTCTAATCATTGTTGGTGTAATATCTACAGCTTCAGTAAAAATAGTAGATTCAGGAAATAGAGGAGTCTTACTACATTGGAATGCTGTTGACCTGACACAACCTCCACTTGACGAAGGGTTACATTTTGTAGTTCCTTTCCAAGATGAAGTAGTAAATATCGAAGTTCGTACTTTGAAATATGCAAATGACGCTAGAAGTGCATCAAAAGACTTGCAAACGGTAGAAACAACAGTGACTGTAAACTATCATCCAGATAAAGAACAAATTCACAGATTATACAAAAATTTGGGTCTTGATTATGAAAATAGAGTAATTCAACCGGCTATAGAAGAGACTGTAAAACAAGTTACAGCAAATTATAACGCTGAAGAATTAATCACTAAAAGACCACTTGTAAAACAAGACATTGAATCATCAATTAGAGAGAGATTGAATCAATTTAATATTGTAACAGAAGTAATATCAATTACAGATTTTGAATTTTCACCCTTATTCTCACGAGCGATAGAATCCAAAGTTGAAGCAGAACAAAAAGCACTAAAGGCAGAAAATGATTTGAGAAGGATCGAGGTTGAAGCAAGACAACGAGAGGCTAATGCCATAGGTCTTGCAAATGCAAACATTGCAGAGGCCAAAGGTGAAGCAGAGGCAATTGCTATTATCAACAAGGCTTTATCAGAAAATCCAAACTACTTGGAATGGCTAAAAACACAAGCATGGGATGGTAAATTACCCCTGGTGGTAGGAGAAGGCGGAACTCCATTCATACAAATTCCTGTAGAACCTTAA
- a CDS encoding DNA-binding protein, translated as MFDNQHDTIFIGKKPLMSYVTSAIIQLSSLSSITIKARGMSIGLAVDVTQVLLKKTDAFEVGCVKINSESLESQDGRQRDVSTIEIPISKRRK; from the coding sequence ATGTTTGATAACCAACATGATACAATTTTTATCGGCAAAAAACCGTTAATGTCATACGTTACTTCTGCAATAATTCAATTGTCTTCGCTAAGCTCGATAACAATTAAAGCTAGAGGAATGAGCATTGGACTTGCAGTAGACGTCACTCAAGTTCTCTTAAAGAAAACAGATGCATTTGAAGTTGGATGTGTGAAAATCAATTCGGAGTCACTAGAATCTCAGGATGGAAGACAAAGAGATGTTTCTACCATTGAAATCCCAATCTCAAAGAGGAGAAAATAG
- a CDS encoding ribbon-helix-helix domain-containing protein: MKVVGTKLDDSDFEKFQKFCNDEGLSKSEIMRGLIRQYCDACEDEIQTSEIKNPTVIISDD, encoded by the coding sequence ATGAAAGTAGTTGGAACAAAGCTCGATGATTCTGATTTTGAGAAATTCCAGAAATTCTGTAATGATGAAGGTCTATCAAAGAGTGAAATTATGCGTGGATTGATCAGGCAATATTGTGATGCTTGTGAGGATGAAATACAAACTTCTGAAATTAAAAATCCCACTGTTATAATAAGTGACGACTGA
- a CDS encoding site-specific integrase, with protein sequence MVTPAQIFYESLKTEATKKAYKIGLEKFFEYAHEDYDSIIKLESKKIKEIIKEYVIHKKDLTRKTGIPSPNSYNAMMTPIQSFLEMNEIEFSWKTIKSLYPPKIPTANQLPYTDDDIRDLLGATTSLRNKAFIHFLASTGVRVGATPDIRIEDVKEIEEGAVVTIYRDTTEEYRTCLTPEAYTCLKKYLEQRIEREPDSVLFTRKNNLTPLTSTSAQDIVRNVRRQAKLSIDNGRKSRKGKSQNHAFRKRFEITLASCDLQQRFIDYMQGHFSGNSKAYFNGVSDEQLYTQFKRAIPSLTLDKSEKIEAEKEKEIRTIKEEYDGALKEKLEQQDELMQRMMLELASAKYFAYETRYAECFGGKNPDFKKLAKVMSNEEIEDWNRIIPIVQGEKNWTIPLGTKSEVLLRDSKEKREIKDIIKILKRRGDTSGNIQQLEKMLDEF encoded by the coding sequence ATGGTAACGCCAGCCCAGATATTCTACGAGTCATTAAAGACTGAAGCCACAAAAAAGGCATACAAAATCGGATTAGAGAAGTTCTTTGAATATGCCCATGAGGATTACGACAGTATCATAAAACTAGAATCAAAAAAGATCAAAGAAATAATCAAAGAGTATGTGATTCACAAAAAAGACTTGACACGGAAAACAGGAATACCAAGTCCGAATTCTTACAATGCCATGATGACGCCTATTCAGTCATTTTTAGAGATGAATGAGATTGAATTTAGCTGGAAAACTATCAAGAGTTTATACCCACCAAAAATCCCTACAGCAAATCAATTACCATACACAGATGATGATATTAGAGATCTATTAGGTGCAACTACAAGTCTAAGAAACAAGGCATTCATTCATTTTCTAGCTTCAACAGGAGTAAGAGTAGGTGCAACACCGGACATCAGAATTGAAGATGTAAAAGAGATTGAAGAAGGTGCGGTTGTGACAATATATCGAGACACAACTGAAGAATACAGAACATGTTTAACACCTGAAGCATATACTTGTCTGAAAAAATATCTTGAACAAAGAATTGAAAGAGAACCTGATTCTGTATTATTTACAAGAAAAAACAATCTTACGCCATTAACATCAACATCAGCTCAGGACATTGTAAGAAACGTAAGAAGACAAGCAAAACTTTCAATTGACAATGGCAGAAAATCAAGAAAAGGTAAATCACAAAATCACGCATTTAGAAAACGTTTTGAAATAACTTTGGCATCATGTGATTTACAGCAGAGATTTATTGATTATATGCAAGGACACTTTTCAGGAAATTCAAAAGCATACTTTAATGGAGTTTCAGACGAGCAACTCTATACTCAGTTCAAGAGAGCAATACCATCCTTAACATTGGACAAATCAGAAAAAATAGAGGCTGAAAAGGAAAAAGAAATCAGAACAATCAAAGAGGAATATGATGGGGCATTAAAGGAAAAGTTAGAACAACAAGACGAACTGATGCAGAGAATGATGTTAGAGCTGGCTTCTGCCAAATATTTTGCATATGAAACAAGATATGCAGAATGCTTTGGTGGCAAAAATCCAGACTTCAAGAAATTAGCCAAGGTAATGTCCAATGAAGAGATTGAAGACTGGAACAGGATAATTCCAATAGTTCAAGGAGAAAAAAACTGGACTATTCCACTAGGTACAAAATCAGAAGTATTGTTAAGGGATTCCAAAGAGAAAAGAGAAATCAAAGACATCATAAAGATACTAAAAAGACGAGGCGACACATCAGGAAATATTCAACAATTAGAGAAAATGTTAGATGAATTTTAA